TTGGGCATCACTTCTTTGATAACTGATCCCTTATCCTGTTCGGTCACCTGGCCCCAGATATGGCCGGTGCTCAACACCTTGATGTTCTGCAAGACGATTTTTGAGAAACTTTCATTTCTTTCGCCGGGAGTCCGCAGGGTGACCAACACGTCCACCCGGCTGCCGGGACAGATGAACCCGGCCACGCCCGAGACATCATTGATGCGCACTGTTACCGCCAGTCGATCGGGCTGCAGAATCCCTCCCAGTCCCGCGGCAGTGCCCTCCGGGGCAAGTTTGGTAA
This portion of the Deltaproteobacteria bacterium genome encodes:
- the cpaB gene encoding Flp pilus assembly protein CpaB, producing the protein TKLAPEGTAAGLGGILQPDRLAVTVRINDVSGVAGFICPGSRVDVLVTLRTPGERNESFSKIVLQNIKVLSTGHIWGQVTEQDKGSVIKEVMPNVQTTATLEVTPEQAEILNLASTQGKIRLALRNKLNTAEVATGGVVTSDLVRTTGRRNQAQGLQSGRAVIVIKGLRVSSFNL